The genomic stretch actcctcgtgcataagtgatggggggtctcatttttgcaatagagcttttgacactttgcttgcaaagtatggtgtcaatcacaaagtttctactccctatcatcctcaatcgagtggccaagttgaagtctccaatagggaaatcaagagcatattgtcaaagacggtcaatgcaaataggaccgattggtcaaaaaagttggatgatgctctatgggcttataggactgcttacaagactccgatttgATATGTCTCCGTATtgattggtgtttgggaaagcttgccatctaccggttgagttagagcacaaggccatatgggctttgaggaagctaaatcttgagtgggatgttgcagccaatcttcgtgtggagcaactcaatgaacttgataaattctgattccatgcctacactagttcgtccttatacaaggacaagatgaagtaccttcatgataaatatgctcgtagcaaggagttcaaaggggtgatttggttctcttgttcaactctcggttacgtctgttttcgggaaagcttaagtcaaaatggagtggaccttttgaagtggtatgtgtgaccccgtttggtgcacttgatttaaagaacaaaaatgggaaaGTTTTCAGAGtaaatgggcatagggtcaagcactacttgggaaataTTGATGACACCCACGTGGTGGCatttcttcatctcaaatgatttgatggtaacctgcgtcatgccacgatgttaaatcaggcgcttcttgggaggtaacccatatgttcttcttatttttctttgattttcattgtagtataggatttatttttggactgactgttGTGAGATACTACAGGATTGTGTTGATACAGTGCAGGACAAAGTGGAAAAAATTTGttcaagtctctgaagtttgcaatgcagatcgcactacattttgtgcggccgcaaagaacTTAGTGCGGGGGCACACAAatcagtgtggtccgcactgatAATGGACGAAATAACCGCGGCCGCATTatactttgtgcggtccgtggtggaccATTGCGACCGTAGtggtattttgtgcggaccgcaatggttGCCTTTCTCAAACATGTACAATGCTGTGTGGTGCAGACCGTACtgccttttgtgcggtccgcggtgggtaggtaagTTGGGCCCAAggactttttctataaatagtaccTGAGGCCCACTATTTGAACTTTTCGATCATTTTGCTCTAAAAGCCCTAAAATCATTGTTCATCACTAAAATTGCACGAATTCATCTGCATAGTCTCGATTAATTATCATACGTCTCACATCTGGTAACTTTTACTTCTTTTCagttgtttaattttattattttcattacATTTTTGTTTTCTTAGCTTTTCTTCTATTCTTTCCCGTATTTCTTTTGGATTGGCAGCTTAGGTTAGTTCATTTGCTGCTTAAGTTAGGATTAGGTAGTTAAAATATTGGGCAAACACTTAGGGACTCTTTAATTAGTAAATATTTGGACTTAAAATGAACATTTGATAAACCCTAAGTTGGTGCTATGTTTTGGTactctgtgcggaccgcggtggaaattgtgcggtccgtaatggcattttgtgcggaccgcattgctcAAAGTACTGAAACCTGATCATTGAGGACCGctgccgcattgcattttgtgcggtccacggtacctcaatgcggaccgcattgccattttgtgcagtccgcagtgTATTTagtcagagagtgggtagtctgaaccccacctttgtgcggaccgcggttccattttgtgtggtccgcattggtCTCTGTGCGGATGCactgcattttatgcggtccgcactctgtAACATTTGATACTGTCTGCAATATTTTCTTTCCTGCAACTGTGAACTTCATTGCTTTTACTGATACTAACAAACCATAACTGAATGTTGTTTGCAGAAAATGGTGAAATCTAGAGGCAAAAGTGGTAAACAACTAGCAGAAGAGAGTCCTCCCAGGATGGTAAAGGTAAGAATATGATAAGACTAACCCCACATGTCCGTCAAAACATAAAGAAATAAGGAAAATCATCAGAGCGGCAGATAGGGCCATTGACCAGTCAGGGAGTAAGTATGAGCCCTCCCGGGATATATCTTCAGACTCCGTGCCAGAGTATGTTGAAgactggccggagagaaacagATTGAGAGATACACATTCACCTCCAGCTTCTCCCACTGCCCAAGCTTTAGTACGAGtttcttctgagtcatctgagggctcagctgacgGTAGTAgaaatgaatactccacctctcccacagcttcattatccggagagggtgcaaTACTATATAACGGGGAAAAAATGGAAGGGGTGAGCCTCAGGTTGGCGGGGTAGAATGAACTAGAAATCCGGAGGTATGGCAAGACCGCTTTGGGAGTGAGGTGGCCTATTataagttcagagaatggtggcatGTGAGGAAATTGATTCTGGAGCGGAGTTTTGTAGATAGAGACatcttgcctcacaaccccaatgtgagaagGTAGTTTAGAGAGAGAGTGGGCCGGGAGTACTTCTTAAACACCTGTGAGGATGCaaatgagcacatggtcaaggaattctacaccaatgttgcccacatcaaaaagggcaccaaagtgaccaaggtgcggaaTTTGAAAATACTATTTGAGGGGAAAGCAataaatgactacttgggctTCGATGAAGAGGATGAAACACTGTATTTGGCAAAGATGGAATTAGGTGAGAAGGTCCGTCCTTGGTTGGCACAgtatctggcaatcccaggtaccacccccaaTTGGTTGAATGCGGGAGTGAAGATCTTAGGAGAAGTTTGAATTTCGAGGCTAAGGGGTGGGAAACATTCGTGTACAGCAGATTGGACCCCACTACCCGTGACAACTCACTCCCTCTTCACTAGGCAATACTGGTAGAATCaattatggcggggtacccgattaatgTCGGGAATGTCATGTCTCGGGTGATTATGCAGGTAGTCAGTGAaggtgacagaaactaccccttccTCAGCTTTTTAACCATGTACTTCAGGGACCTAAAAGTAGAGAAGCGTCCATTTGATATCAAAGTGAAAGAAAAGGCCCTGTTCTTATGGTACAACAtgtagggtgatgacaaccctaaaagAAAGAACTACAAGGGAACAACCACTgcttcaactggccagtctgaaaagccagtagtggtagtggctcctacttaGACTTCTTCCACCTCAGCGGACATGCCCCCTGGTCCATCCACTTCAACAATTCCAGACATACCTTCCACCCTGACCTACCTAGTGATGGCCCACCGTCTGAGCCAGGCCCttctcagcatcaacaactggctGTAGACAGCTTCTTCTAAGTTGTCTGTCCTTACTTCTACAATGGCAGCTCAGTCAGGACCTCCGCCTCCACGGGTCCCACAGTCAATTGAGGACGCTCTCAAGGATATTCTGGACAATcagaagaaaatccttgacactCAAAAAGTTATTACGGACGCTGTGGATTCTCATGGGAAAGCTCACAAGAAGCTTGCTAGGGAGGCTAAgaagatgaggaagatgcgggcttccaaggagtccgtgaaggagttgaggttgacaggttgaaggcaaatcacctgcctttggatttattgctaGATGACCCGATTCCAACAGCCCATCCCTAGCTAGTGCAGTCGAAGAGGCCTCACAAGaagaagagggtgattccccgtgCAGATGACGCAGTCATACAGTTGGAGGACCCACAGGGAGATTCCTCCAGCCAGCCCCAGGAGTTAGCCTAGGCCTCGGTCCAGGTCCCAGCAGAGCAGCAGGTCATAGGGAGCCAATCTTAAGTTCCTGAGCttacagaggacccagggaccactcaggatcccatgcagacagatgagccatagggagtttctatatcctcttcccttttattttttgtGCTTATTTTCTTAGTTGGCATTAAGGACAATGCCATCTTTCATTTAAGGGGGTAGACCCTACTTTGATTTGATTGGATGAATGTATATATTTGACagattttatgctttctttatttttcatctttggtatgtatataattttagcactTTATTACATTTCCCGCACTTTTTATCTTGGGTATGTATATAAAAGTATGttccattgtatatattcatctcccttattgtatattcgattaaaccccccctcttgtaaatattcattttactttccgcaattttttctttcttagcttcttatttgtgttcgtagcttcttgttttggatttttgcaataagcctttggttttcttaatgccacggttctttccaaatgtggaatttgtatgaaccgggtggctcttcccgatgatggataacatgactaccttcttaagggtttgagtctgtttttcttttctctttactttttagtagttagtggttaagggtgcctcaagcaaagcttcacttgggcctagcatatTTGcttttgatctcatggtcaaaaacaaattgttgtgtttaggatggtgaaagtcgtgaccttgagactcttttgttgaccgataatcatcaagtgattttttgagaccattgtgtgctcaaatcttatctaatattgttgtgggcccccgactctgtgtctttagcgatcccatagcttgtgtggtgagaaatttgcattgcaagtccaagtctcgagccattggtctagaacttgccctgaatgtttgttgaggcgaaatcctaagtgaattttgacttgagacatgattataggctctccttgatccaaatgatagcttgaacacttccataccCCACCAATGATAAAAATCCCTAGTCAactcttttgagccttagacctttttccttcaagaaccataatacaagcctttacccgttctaaaagataccctctcttggcacccgatctttacTTAGCACATGGaataagtataagtttgggggaagagacgaggatggcaacaaagtgataaaaaggtacaaaatgaagaaaagaaaaggcaatgaaaaagaaagaaaagcaaaaagacaaaaagaatgttcaatgtagaaatgaataaaagggattcaagaaaatcaaagaatgaaaggtgtggaaaattgagaaaggagaaaagatttgaaatgaacaagaaagagtgacagtgtgtctctataacctcttagaaagaagtgaaatgacttaaaaagtcaagtgaatatgtgccaaaatgaaacaaaagaagtgcttaagggaagagggaacctacttagaccaaacatttcctaccatgaaccaaaagccttcactatgtctccacaaaagccctatatgatcttgagttaaatgaagcttacattagtggtgactcacataaggggtaagtatatggtacttagagccggacttgtgacttttccttgagagagatgagtgtgtttccattaacctcgttctgagtgccactatcctaaaggtgaggtttgcttagggaaagttgaggatgtatgagtttgggttccacaatgaccaaagtaatagaaaaagttcattgatatgtagagtcaactcttgatgctcttgtgtctcaCTTAATctatggtgtttaaaagagtaaatattgttaatgattcatttgtattgaggacaattgttagtcccaattgatgctagatgaggtcactttaggacagctgaattttcttggattttctcttaaggggtgggtcttattttgtttgcttgaggacaagcaaaagcttaagtttgggggagttgataactaggaattataatgcattttacactccttcatgctcaagatttgattagaaatgtgtacaaaatagtcccaaaggctcacaagttgtgcttgattacaggtttgatcaacaaggtgacaaggtgtcaaaaaccagctcaaaatggagtgaaacttgcacaagtaccaaaacaAGGCAAaactcagtcaaacagggccagtgtGGCCGCAtgccattctgtgcggtccgcacaagtgaagttcagagagtgtgcatctcaggccaaaaggcaatgcggccgcaaaagATTTTCTGCGGTCTGCATTGGattcactgcggccgcactcgatttagtgtggtccgcagagccaaggttcaaAGAGTTTCCAATTTGAAGattgaagcccaatgcggtccgcgctccatttcatgcggaccacactagaagccaccgcggccgtactcgattttgtgcggtccgcattgcccaagttcagagagctggatattcaagtcaagagccttagtgcggccacacttgattttgtgcggtccgcactagccccgcatgggtatttttatccagaattgtcaacttagtataaatagcttctttttccattttttaggtcatcagatagtttgtaCTGAAGGCTGTGCTCTTGACTTCGTTCATTTTagctgttttgagtaattttagcttcacttcaacattgaatcttcaagtttaatttaacaattcattaatatgagtttttcttcatctattcctttgttttcttctctatttatgagtagctagacccataagctagggttgtggctcaaccttagtgtgagtaattgatgggtcttgtgttttgatgcttgattgtctatgggtgtttgatatttggactaatttcatatttaattgctgaattagtggttgcaaacactagtttatgtttagttgactttggctcttcttgagaaagagagcctaagtctttgaaattggtccaacaaagaattggggcgtactcaagagattgatagccccaattaaagggttaaacctagagataataatacccgacttgaaccttgattgcttgtgcaaatttgcatacccaattggtcttgagaaagtcaattcgtgcaaaatcactcgaactaccgagaggtatagagtgagtagaatcgtgcaatgattatatcatactccccaaatgtgacaatctagctttagactcaagaatccgtcaattgaccacctaggcgaaagtcactaccctggtgcctttttaatcatttgaacaactcgcaatagtttaactttagtttattttagtttaattgagcattatagttttataaaattagaatcataatcaaaaccaaaaatgtgtagaagttcaatttggagcaaatacacaactccactttagatagacaaccgactccaatatctagctccctgtggaaatagATCCCGActttaatcgggtaaaagctgcttcgacctctctagctactcaatagtagtgcagggttggtcTCGATCAGCTGGTATGCACGCTTTGTTGTTGCTCCTATCAAAAGACTTCATTATAATCAGATACCTAATTTTTCAGCAACCATGGAGGTttttgatgaaattcccaacttTCATGCTTGGGTAGAAAAGATGTTAACAGCTGCACCTATGTAGAAAAGATATTGGAAATATCTTTCTCAAAAATTTAGTTGGAAAGTGAAGACGCGCAGTAATTTTTACCTTCATTGTCTCTTCCTTTCTCTTCCTTGTTTATTCAGGAATTTCTcatcctcccccccccccttccctttTAGAGTTTCCTATTCGTGGCATTAGTCCCTCGTCTGTTCCATTAACCAAACTTTCTGTAAGTCTTGCTCAGGAAAGAATTttaagtgcttcttcttcaaagaGGAAAAATGATGGAGCCCGTGGCTCTGATGGCGAAGAGGAAACAGATGAGGGTTCTTTAGTGTGAAGACCACGAGTCAGAAGACGTGTGATTTCCAATGATGAAACTACTCCTTCTCGCGACCCTCCAACAAGTTTAGTACCCTTTAGACTCACGGATGAGCAAGAGAGTGCTCTTTTAGTGATTTTCGATGAAGATGTTGTTATCCTCCCCCCTGACTTTGTTGATAGATTGTTTGATCATGGCTTCGAGAGTGATGAAGCTATTGGGCTTGTTTCCGAAGAATTGCCTCTTGCTTCCCTTCCAATTTCAGTTTCTATTAACCCCCCCACACCCCGTATCTCTTCCTGATGCTACCCCTGCTGTTACTCCCGTGGCTGCTCCACTTCGTCTGCTATTCCGTGGCTGCCTCCCATGCAGAGACAGGACCTTCTAGCAGCAGGATGACAATGAGAATAGGTGTTTCTCTCGTGCCTTCCTCTCTCAATTAATTCTATTAATTGAGAATGTCATTTGCCGCTACATCACTGCTCTACGTGTCTGCTTCGTCGGCATACTAGCATTCCACGTGTAATGCCATTTTCCCACCAATACAACTAGACCAGTTGTTGAGTTTTTGCTGTGTTTGAAAACGTAGCCTTTTTCAAACCAAAGCAGCACAAACAATAGTTTTCAATCTTTTGAATCATGCAAACTATTTATTACTTCATTTTACAGAATTTGTATTGTCCGGAAAAAAATAAATTAGAACTTAATAACAGGAAATTGATAAAGTGGCTTTGTTCTGGAGGCGCTTATGCTTTACTTATCATCGAAGACCACAGTTTACTAATAAGATGCTTCCAGCTGAAATTTCAGATAAGTACCAGTCTAGCAGATGCCTGATCAAAGCCAATAAAATTATCACAGgactaaagaaagaaaagaaagtaaagtgaatggaggaagaagaaaatataaCACATAAGAAAACAATAATTGTAACTAAATTGTATCGTAAAAACAGATTGAATGGAGGAACTAAATAGCTACAAAGTACAAAGTCCAGGAAGATATAGGTTTTCCATTTTTGTTTTCAAATTTGTATAGCTCCATCTTGGTCTCAGCCAACAAACAACATCactgtgtatttttctttttaaataagTAAAAACATCACTGTTTAGGCTGCAGATTATGAACTAGTATCCAACACTGGATACAATTTTGAATAAAAACTGTTCATAAGTTTTTTCGGCTTAAAACACTGTAAAATATTTCCTTGTCATGCATTAGCTGCACTTTTGTCCTTATTTTCATTTTCCGAGGTGTCAGGTTTGCTGCTGACAGCGGGGGAAGAATCCATCAAGCTGGCAGCAATTGCAGCTTTCAGATCCTCATCTTCTTGATCTAAAAGCATTCCATCTTCCTCATACTGGCGGTATGGGTCAGAAGGCCACGAAGTTTGACCACTTCTGCCACCAGTTCTCTGTGCTGCGTTGCAGGACTTGGTAATCCTCTCTGCATCTTCTGGTAACAGCCATTGTCCATATCCATTAGAAGCTTCAGAAGAACTGATCGGACATTCCTTGGGAAAATTTCCCTTCACCAGAAAAATGCTCCAGCCAAACCCTTTCAAAGAGTCTAAATAGGCTGAAAGGTAAAATTTGGAAAGGTGCTCAGGCGCAGCCTTAAGACTGTCAAAGTTGTACCACTCCCCATTTACTTTCCTGATACAGAACCAATGGTCCTGCAAGTGACAGATAAATGCACTTTCCAGTTCTGGATCAATCTGAGCCGGCTCAGCAACTGGGCTGTCCAGTGGAATGATTTGCAGATCCCACACCTCCAGTGCCTTTTGCAAAACCTGCCACCCAATTTCAAGTTAAAAATTAAGCTCTGCAGATAAAGCATAATGGTAATATAAGAAAAGCAATGGAAAAATAGATGCCACAGGAACAAGCAAGTTGTATGTTCATAGTGCCTGATTCCCTAGTTATGTCACACGCTAATTTGTCTTGCTCAAACTCAAACAGTTTAAACAAAACTTTGGGCTACATAAATGAGCAATAAACCCAGGCTAAAGCTAGACATTTCACTTGCTAAC from Nicotiana sylvestris chromosome 12, ASM39365v2, whole genome shotgun sequence encodes the following:
- the LOC104233888 gene encoding ataxin-3 homolog, with translation MEGVSNGGMLYHEVQESKLCAVHCVNTVLQGPFFSEFDLAAVASDLDRAERQMMVQGGGDFVPEQSHNVSLDGDFSIQVLQKALEVWDLQIIPLDSPVAEPAQIDPELESAFICHLQDHWFCIRKVNGEWYNFDSLKAAPEHLSKFYLSAYLDSLKGFGWSIFLVKGNFPKECPISSSEASNGYGQWLLPEDAERITKSCNAAQRTGGRSGQTSWPSDPYRQYEEDGMLLDQEDEDLKAAIAASLMDSSPAVSSKPDTSENENKDKSAANA